A stretch of Patescibacteria group bacterium DNA encodes these proteins:
- a CDS encoding DUF1295 domain-containing protein produces the protein MNYYLILIITLFIYMNVWFIISLIKKRNDLADVAWGLGFVLLTWISFFISNNYNFRMLIVAILVSIWGIRLALHIYKRNKNKKEDYRYQEWRKSWGKYFYIRSYIQVYILQGVLLFIICLPVLIINKNSNTNLSIIDFFGIIIWIIGFFFESTGDSQLAKFIKNPENNGKLMKTGLWKYTRHPNYFGEVTQWWGIWLIAINVTNGLVGIIGPITITILILKISGIPLLEKKMSKNPEFLEYKKQTSMFIPLPPKKL, from the coding sequence ATGAATTATTACTTAATTTTGATAATTACATTATTCATTTACATGAATGTTTGGTTTATTATTTCTTTAATTAAAAAAAGAAATGATCTTGCTGACGTGGCTTGGGGTTTAGGTTTTGTACTTCTTACATGGATATCTTTTTTCATTTCAAATAATTATAATTTTCGCATGTTAATTGTTGCAATACTTGTTAGTATATGGGGAATTAGATTAGCATTACACATTTACAAACGTAACAAAAATAAAAAAGAAGATTACAGATACCAAGAGTGGAGAAAATCTTGGGGAAAATATTTTTACATTAGATCATACATACAAGTTTATATTTTACAAGGTGTTTTATTATTTATTATATGTTTGCCAGTATTAATTATAAATAAAAATTCAAATACCAATTTATCAATAATTGATTTCTTTGGAATAATAATATGGATTATTGGGTTCTTTTTTGAGTCAACCGGAGATTCTCAACTTGCTAAATTTATTAAAAATCCAGAAAATAATGGCAAGCTTATGAAAACTGGACTTTGGAAATACACGAGACATCCTAATTATTTCGGTGAAGTTACACAGTGGTGGGGTATTTGGTTGATTGCAATAAATGTTACAAATGGATTAGTTGGAATTATTGGACCAATTACAATTACAATCCTTATTTTAAAAATTTCTGGAATTCCACTTTTAGAGAAAAAAATGTCTAAAAATCCAGAATTTCTAGAATATAAAAAACAGACAAGTATGTTTATACCACTACCTCCAAAAAAATTATAA
- a CDS encoding DUF2177 family protein, translated as MFTKIYFTALPVFFAIDMLWLGLIAKNFYAKQIGFLMKTNINWLSAIIFYLLFILGITIFVITPALEKNSWIHALLFGALFGLITYATYDLTNLATIKDWPLIVTIIDLIWGTVVSALVCVISFFIITKI; from the coding sequence ATGTTTACAAAAATTTATTTTACTGCCCTACCGGTTTTCTTTGCTATTGATATGCTATGGTTAGGACTGATAGCAAAGAATTTCTATGCAAAACAAATTGGATTCCTAATGAAAACAAATATCAACTGGCTATCAGCAATCATTTTTTATTTGCTTTTTATTCTTGGAATTACAATTTTTGTTATTACCCCTGCTTTAGAAAAAAATTCTTGGATACATGCACTTTTATTTGGTGCACTTTTTGGATTAATTACTTATGCAACATACGATTTAACAAATCTCGCTACAATAAAAGATTGGCCACTTATAGTTACTATTATTGATTTAATTTGGGGTACAGTAGTATCCGCACTAGTTTGTGTAATAAGTTTTTTTATTATAACTAAAATATAA
- the rplU gene encoding 50S ribosomal protein L21 has protein sequence MKLAVIKTGAKQYKVKEGDKIKVEKIIGAEGEKFEFDNILLIADGDKVELGKPNLDTKVEAKVLKQVRARKVRVEKYKNKTRYHKVYGHRQHFTELEITKI, from the coding sequence ATGAAATTAGCAGTTATAAAAACAGGTGCAAAGCAATACAAAGTAAAAGAAGGTGACAAAATCAAAGTCGAAAAAATAATTGGAGCAGAAGGTGAAAAATTTGAATTTGATAATATTCTTTTAATAGCTGACGGAGATAAAGTAGAGCTTGGCAAACCAAATTTGGATACAAAAGTAGAAGCAAAAGTTCTAAAACAAGTTAGGGCTAGAAAGGTCAGAGTAGAGAAGTATAAAAATAAAACAAGATATCACAAGGTATATGGTCACAGACAACATTTTACAGAACTAGAAATTACAAAAATATAA